In Juglans regia cultivar Chandler chromosome 5, Walnut 2.0, whole genome shotgun sequence, the following are encoded in one genomic region:
- the LOC109018510 gene encoding protein MET1, chloroplastic-like isoform X2, which produces MPMTYFAPSSHPSLCSSPPLPRTKRTPALVCQSIHFSFKNQPFLSTSNCFPTSHLLKPSILIVKASETESPTSKAGTGSDGRDGDEEQYEEYEVELVQPYGLKFTKGRDGGTYIDAIASGGSADKSGIFTVGDKVLATSAVFGTEIWPAAEYGRTMYTIRQRVGPLLMRMQKRYGKLEDVGELTEKEIIRAERNSGVISNRVREIQKKGTERAQGKGPSRRTATLQLQAGLSALEDALRAGFEDFKRIRTDPDLAKIRTSQEFETLLKRFDESFINENAINAIKSLFGILNKN; this is translated from the exons ATGCCAATGACGTATTTTGCTCCAAGTAGTCATCCTTCTCTCTGCTCGTCACCACCATTGCCCAGAACCAAGCGAACCCCAGCTCTGGTTTGCCAAAGCATCCATTTTTCATTCAAGAACCAACCGTTTCTGAGCACTTCAAACTGTTTTCCAACTAGCCATTTGCTGAAACCATCTATTTTGATTGTAAAAGCATCGGAAACTGAGTCCCCGACATCGAAAGCGGGGACTGGAAGTGATGGGagagatggagatgaagaaCAGTATGAAGAGTACGAGGTGGAGCTGGTGCAGCCATATGGGCTGAAATTCACCAAGGGCAGAGATGGTGGCACTTACATAGATGCGATTGCGTCGGGTGGATCGGCTGACAAGTCTGGAATCTTCACTGTTGGGGATAAAGTACTTGCCACCAG TGCAGTGTTCGGGACAGAAATATGGCCTGCTGCTGAATATGGAAGGACAATGTATACCATTCGCCAAAGAGTGGGCCCATTACTCATGAGAATGCAGAAGAGATATG GGAAGCTCGAGGATGTTGGTGAACTAACAGAAAAGGAGATTATTAGAGCTGAGAGGAACTCGGGCGTGATTAGTAATAGAGTGAGGGAAATTCAA AAAAAGGGAACAGAAAGAGCGCAGGGCAAAGGACCTTCGAGAAGGACTGCAACTTTACAA TTACAAGCTGGACTCTCCGCTCTGGAAGATGCCTTGCGAGCAGGATTTGAAGACTTCAAG AGAATCCGAACAGATCCTGACCTGGCCAAAATAAGAACATCCCAGGAATTTGAGACTCTTTTGAAAAGGTTCGACGAGTCATTTATCAATGAAAATGCCATCAATGCCATCAAGTCTTTATTTGGCATACTCAACAAGAACTAG
- the LOC109018510 gene encoding protein MET1, chloroplastic-like isoform X1 yields the protein MPMTYFAPSSHPSLCSSPPLPRTKRTPALVCQSIHFSFKNQPFLSTSNCFPTSHLLKPSILIVKASETESPTSKAGTGSDGRDGDEEQYEEYEVELVQPYGLKFTKGRDGGTYIDAIASGGSADKSGIFTVGDKVLATSAVFGTEIWPAAEYGRTMYTIRQRVGPLLMRMQKRYGKLEDVGELTEKEIIRAERNSGVISNRVREIQLQNALRKREQKERRAKDLREGLQLYKNAKYEEALEKFESVLGSKPDPDEASVASYNVACCYSKLNQLQAGLSALEDALRAGFEDFKRIRTDPDLAKIRTSQEFETLLKRFDESFINENAINAIKSLFGILNKN from the exons ATGCCAATGACGTATTTTGCTCCAAGTAGTCATCCTTCTCTCTGCTCGTCACCACCATTGCCCAGAACCAAGCGAACCCCAGCTCTGGTTTGCCAAAGCATCCATTTTTCATTCAAGAACCAACCGTTTCTGAGCACTTCAAACTGTTTTCCAACTAGCCATTTGCTGAAACCATCTATTTTGATTGTAAAAGCATCGGAAACTGAGTCCCCGACATCGAAAGCGGGGACTGGAAGTGATGGGagagatggagatgaagaaCAGTATGAAGAGTACGAGGTGGAGCTGGTGCAGCCATATGGGCTGAAATTCACCAAGGGCAGAGATGGTGGCACTTACATAGATGCGATTGCGTCGGGTGGATCGGCTGACAAGTCTGGAATCTTCACTGTTGGGGATAAAGTACTTGCCACCAG TGCAGTGTTCGGGACAGAAATATGGCCTGCTGCTGAATATGGAAGGACAATGTATACCATTCGCCAAAGAGTGGGCCCATTACTCATGAGAATGCAGAAGAGATATG GGAAGCTCGAGGATGTTGGTGAACTAACAGAAAAGGAGATTATTAGAGCTGAGAGGAACTCGGGCGTGATTAGTAATAGAGTGAGGGAAATTCAA TTGCAAAATGCCCTCAGAAAAAGGGAACAGAAAGAGCGCAGGGCAAAGGACCTTCGAGAAGGACTGCAACTTTACAA GAATGCTAAATATGAGGAAGCATTAGAGAAGTTTGAGTCGGTATTGGGGTCAAAACCAGATCCAGACGAAGCTTCAGTAGCAAGTTACAATGTGGCATGTTGTTATTCTAAACTTAATCAG TTACAAGCTGGACTCTCCGCTCTGGAAGATGCCTTGCGAGCAGGATTTGAAGACTTCAAG AGAATCCGAACAGATCCTGACCTGGCCAAAATAAGAACATCCCAGGAATTTGAGACTCTTTTGAAAAGGTTCGACGAGTCATTTATCAATGAAAATGCCATCAATGCCATCAAGTCTTTATTTGGCATACTCAACAAGAACTAG